A portion of the Calothrix sp. 336/3 genome contains these proteins:
- a CDS encoding UDP-N-acetylglucosamine--LPS N-acetylglucosamine transferase has product MLVCSSGGHFKALYQLQNFWASYNRHWITFKTPTTELMLAEENKIWAWSPTNRHIPNLMRNLFLAWKVIRTERPDVIITSGAGVAVPFLIIGKLSGCQTVFVESITRVHNLSLSAKIALPFLNVIYVHWLPLQQRYRKAKMIVQ; this is encoded by the coding sequence ATGCTCGTTTGTTCATCAGGTGGACACTTTAAAGCTTTGTACCAATTACAAAATTTTTGGGCTAGTTACAACCGTCATTGGATTACCTTTAAGACTCCAACAACTGAATTAATGTTGGCTGAAGAGAATAAAATTTGGGCTTGGAGTCCTACAAATCGTCATATTCCCAACTTGATGAGAAATTTGTTCCTAGCCTGGAAAGTTATTCGTACAGAACGCCCTGATGTGATTATTACTAGTGGTGCAGGCGTCGCAGTTCCCTTTCTCATTATTGGTAAGTTATCTGGTTGCCAAACCGTTTTTGTAGAATCAATTACTCGTGTACATAATCTCAGTCTTTCTGCAAAAATTGCTCTGCCATTTCTTAATGTAATTTATGTGCATTGGTTGCCCTTACAGCAGCGCTATCGCAAAGCTAAAATGATTGTTCAATAA
- a CDS encoding glycosyltransferase, with amino-acid sequence MIFVTVGTEKYPFNRLINWISFLLREGLIQEEVIIQYGSCTVLSPGVRVYKHLDENHFNALLKEARIIISHCGEGTFLMLEELEVPYILVPRSYEYKEHVDNHQVELATVLEELGVPIAWSPGDLVQFICEPQRLPISHQSLTSQQLLCSLLEQQLLQSQKLELSNASLIDFTSVKKV; translated from the coding sequence ATGATTTTTGTTACAGTTGGTACAGAAAAATATCCATTTAATCGCTTGATAAACTGGATTAGTTTTTTGCTTCGAGAAGGTTTAATTCAGGAAGAAGTAATTATTCAGTATGGTTCTTGTACTGTACTTTCACCAGGTGTAAGAGTTTACAAGCATCTAGATGAAAATCATTTTAATGCTTTACTGAAAGAAGCAAGAATAATTATTTCCCATTGTGGAGAAGGGACATTTCTAATGCTAGAAGAATTAGAAGTACCTTATATTCTTGTACCTCGAAGTTATGAATATAAAGAACATGTTGATAATCATCAAGTGGAGCTAGCTACAGTACTCGAAGAACTTGGTGTTCCTATTGCCTGGTCTCCTGGTGATTTAGTACAGTTTATTTGTGAACCTCAACGTTTACCCATATCTCACCAAAGCTTAACATCTCAACAATTACTCTGTAGTTTATTAGAGCAACAGTTACTTCAGAGCCAGAAGCTCGAACTTTCTAATGCATCTTTGATAGACTTTACCTCTGTTAAAAAAGTATAG
- a CDS encoding sugar transferase — MKSERSITKIIVVSPQVYLVKLPVILGNVEARFFKAKCYKVFANNSIINKIILDFSHVNRVDSSGVATLQSICNFLKESNIKIIILSIDFQLKKTLIEHHLDQYCEFQHDSESILYQISKRRGFTHPSIHSRRKRTLDILGSLVGLLITGFLFIPIAIAIKLDSPGPILFGQIRCGHLGKRFRMWKFRSMVTNAEALKSSIKNEVEGALFKNAQDPRITKVGKFLRKTSLDEIPQFWNVLWGEMSLVGTRPPTVDEVELYRVDDWQRFDVKPGMTGEWQVSGRSKIQSFEDVVELDLRYQKYWTWKYDLKLMLRTISVIFKKDQGAY, encoded by the coding sequence ATGAAGTCTGAAAGAAGTATTACCAAAATTATAGTTGTGTCGCCACAAGTATATTTAGTAAAATTACCAGTCATCTTAGGTAATGTAGAAGCGAGATTTTTCAAAGCTAAATGTTATAAAGTCTTTGCCAATAATTCCATAATTAATAAGATTATTCTTGATTTTAGCCATGTAAATCGTGTAGATAGTAGTGGAGTTGCCACGCTACAAAGTATTTGTAATTTCTTGAAAGAATCTAACATCAAAATTATTATACTGAGTATTGATTTTCAACTCAAAAAAACTCTTATCGAACATCACTTAGACCAATACTGTGAATTTCAACATGATAGTGAGAGCATCCTTTATCAAATTAGTAAGCGTCGAGGTTTTACCCATCCTTCCATTCATTCTCGACGGAAGCGAACTCTCGATATTTTAGGTTCATTAGTTGGCTTATTGATTACAGGATTTTTATTTATACCCATAGCGATCGCCATTAAGTTAGATAGTCCAGGACCAATTTTATTTGGTCAAATTCGTTGTGGACATCTCGGTAAACGTTTCCGGATGTGGAAGTTTCGCTCGATGGTAACCAATGCCGAAGCCCTGAAATCTAGTATCAAAAATGAAGTAGAAGGTGCATTATTTAAAAATGCTCAAGACCCAAGAATTACCAAAGTAGGAAAATTTCTCAGAAAAACTAGCTTAGATGAAATACCACAATTCTGGAATGTTCTCTGGGGAGAAATGAGTTTAGTTGGAACTCGTCCACCTACTGTTGATGAAGTAGAACTATATCGAGTTGATGATTGGCAAAGATTTGATGTCAAACCGGGAATGACTGGTGAGTGGCAAGTCAGTGGACGTTCCAAAATTCAATCTTTTGAAGATGTTGTGGAATTGGATTTAAGATATCAAAAATATTGGACATGGAAATATGATTTAAAATTAATGTTGCGGACTATTTCTGTTATCTTCAAAAAAGACCAGGGAGCTTATTAG
- a CDS encoding glycosyltransferase family 2 protein yields the protein MKKVSVIIPVYGVEKYIAQTLESVLAQTYENLEILIINDESPDRSIEICQQYTDSRIKIIHQKNRGLAGARNTGIRHATGEYLAFLDGDDLWLPEKIAQQVQHLETSPHVGVSFCRSAFIDEFGKPLGTYQMPKFTGITAPYLMCRNPVGNGSAPVIRRETLEAIKYESDKQGSKEFCYFDDEFRRSEDIECWIRIVLQTNWQVEGIPDALTLYRVNAGGLSASVFDQLDSWEAVIAKTRTYAPTVVKKWENLARAYQLRYLARRAVRLKNGKLAVHLTHRAIKTHWQILLQEPSKTLITIAAAYLLFLLPQSLYHWSEKIALEITGKRQKKRIYQEQISRISA from the coding sequence ATGAAAAAAGTATCTGTAATTATCCCTGTTTACGGAGTTGAGAAATACATCGCTCAAACTCTAGAATCTGTCCTAGCTCAAACCTACGAAAATCTGGAAATCCTGATTATTAATGACGAGTCACCTGATCGCAGCATTGAAATTTGTCAGCAATATACAGATTCACGCATCAAGATTATCCACCAGAAAAATCGCGGTTTAGCAGGAGCAAGAAATACCGGAATCCGTCATGCAACCGGTGAATACTTAGCATTTTTAGACGGTGATGACTTATGGTTGCCGGAAAAAATTGCCCAGCAGGTACAACACCTAGAAACATCTCCCCATGTTGGTGTCAGTTTCTGTCGTTCTGCATTTATCGATGAATTCGGTAAACCTTTGGGTACGTACCAAATGCCGAAATTTACAGGGATTACCGCTCCTTACCTGATGTGTCGTAACCCTGTGGGTAATGGTTCTGCTCCCGTGATTCGTCGAGAAACCTTAGAAGCAATCAAGTATGAGAGCGATAAGCAGGGAAGTAAAGAATTCTGTTACTTCGATGATGAATTCCGTCGTTCTGAAGATATTGAGTGTTGGATACGTATTGTTCTACAAACAAATTGGCAAGTTGAAGGGATTCCCGACGCACTCACTCTCTATCGTGTCAACGCAGGAGGACTCTCAGCCAGTGTCTTTGATCAACTCGACTCCTGGGAAGCTGTAATAGCGAAAACCCGCACCTATGCACCTACAGTTGTTAAGAAATGGGAAAACCTTGCTAGAGCATACCAATTACGTTATCTTGCTCGACGGGCAGTGCGTTTGAAAAACGGGAAATTAGCTGTTCATCTGACTCATCGCGCAATTAAAACTCACTGGCAAATTCTACTTCAAGAACCAAGCAAAACCTTAATCACCATTGCTGCGGCTTATCTCTTATTCTTACTTCCCCAATCTCTCTACCATTGGAGCGAAAAAATTGCCTTAGAAATTACAGGTAAAAGACAAAAAAAACGTATTTATCAAGAACAAATTTCTCGAATATCTGCTTAA
- a CDS encoding glycosyltransferase family 4 protein yields MKKPTILHILNDINTGGIVSNLKGIHNSRLSQNYDFQILDIKSAKAALPSLKPDLIILNQVCNWRFLPDIFWLKQFAKILIHEHHYSQGFEEHNVTHKIRFRSMLRLAYGLADCVIAVSQGQANWMKEAKLVNQKKVRFIQQCPNLERFFNVSSQNIHQPLRLATYGRFCPQKGFDILIQAMEALRHYPVELVIGGYGEEEEKLKTMTADNPNIHFVGKVQDVPKFLEECDVVVIPSRWEPWGNVCLEAKAAAKPVIVSDIDGLSEQIDNCGVLIKPNDREELTRVIGAIATQNHGELLAWGVNGRESVKHNWEKYLTSWEETLSQLITKKSYKGIYLSSEIYKSAN; encoded by the coding sequence ATGAAAAAACCTACCATACTTCACATTTTAAATGATATCAATACTGGAGGAATTGTTTCTAATCTCAAGGGAATACACAATTCTCGTCTCTCCCAAAATTATGATTTTCAAATTTTAGATATAAAATCTGCCAAAGCAGCTTTACCTTCTTTAAAACCAGATTTAATTATTCTCAATCAAGTATGCAATTGGCGCTTTCTGCCAGACATTTTTTGGTTGAAACAATTTGCCAAAATTCTCATTCATGAACACCATTACTCCCAGGGTTTTGAAGAACATAATGTTACACACAAAATTCGATTTCGTTCTATGTTACGTCTCGCCTATGGATTGGCAGATTGTGTAATTGCTGTTTCCCAAGGGCAAGCAAATTGGATGAAAGAAGCCAAGTTAGTCAATCAAAAAAAGGTAAGATTCATTCAGCAATGTCCAAATTTAGAGAGATTTTTTAATGTTTCTTCTCAAAATATCCATCAACCTTTGAGATTAGCAACCTATGGTCGCTTTTGTCCTCAAAAAGGTTTTGATATCCTCATACAAGCCATGGAAGCATTGCGGCATTATCCCGTGGAGTTAGTGATTGGTGGTTATGGTGAAGAGGAAGAAAAACTTAAAACCATGACAGCAGATAACCCCAATATTCACTTTGTTGGCAAAGTTCAGGATGTTCCCAAATTTTTAGAAGAGTGTGATGTGGTTGTAATTCCCTCCCGTTGGGAACCCTGGGGAAATGTCTGCTTAGAAGCCAAAGCTGCGGCAAAACCGGTAATTGTCTCAGATATCGATGGTTTAAGTGAACAAATAGATAATTGTGGTGTACTTATCAAACCCAATGACAGGGAAGAATTGACTAGGGTAATTGGGGCGATCGCCACCCAGAATCATGGAGAATTACTTGCTTGGGGAGTTAACGGACGAGAATCAGTCAAGCATAACTGGGAAAAATATTTAACTAGTTGGGAAGAAACTCTATCCCAATTAATTACCAAAAAATCTTATAAGGGAATATATTTATCGTCAGAAATATATAAATCTGCTAATTAA
- a CDS encoding lipopolysaccharide biosynthesis protein gives MADQKKLQFWQKIASNPFLRNLSWLGSSELIIRVFRLITTVILARFLSPKDYGLAAIVLTTYDITQVFSRFGINAKLIQIEADRLEEFSQSAYRLNWLIYVCLFCIQCCLSFPISWFYGDSKLILPICAMAVIYLISPLAYINVALLQRENRLKVLAILNSTQVTVDNILTAILAYLGWGMWAIVLPKVLVAPLWVIIPYINHSWRPKKNFTAKHWREIIKFGRSMLGIKLLETLRNNLDYLIVGRFISLEQLGLYYFAFNAGLGISLSAINAISLALLPHLCEVRSQWDKFQQRYFHSLRTISFIIIPLVLLQSSLAYFYVPIVFGAKWIAAIPILVLICLSAIPRPYADAASQLLIAVDKPQIDLLFSVAFTVMFGIALLIGVHWQAIGVASAVLITHFLCMPLFTFWATRYVFANKVTKLV, from the coding sequence ATGGCAGACCAAAAAAAATTGCAATTTTGGCAAAAAATAGCTTCCAATCCTTTCCTTAGAAATCTCAGTTGGTTGGGTAGTTCAGAGTTAATTATTCGTGTATTTCGTTTAATAACTACTGTTATTTTAGCTCGGTTTCTCAGTCCTAAGGACTATGGTTTAGCAGCCATCGTGTTGACAACTTATGATATCACCCAAGTCTTTAGTCGTTTTGGTATCAATGCTAAATTAATTCAAATTGAAGCGGACAGATTAGAAGAATTTTCCCAATCAGCCTATAGATTAAATTGGTTGATATATGTTTGTTTGTTTTGTATTCAATGTTGTCTATCCTTCCCGATTTCTTGGTTTTATGGAGACTCCAAGTTAATCTTACCAATTTGTGCGATGGCTGTAATTTATCTCATTTCACCCCTCGCATATATAAATGTTGCTTTGTTACAGCGAGAAAATCGACTCAAGGTTTTAGCTATTCTGAATAGTACCCAAGTTACCGTTGACAATATCCTCACAGCTATCCTTGCTTATCTAGGATGGGGAATGTGGGCAATTGTCTTACCGAAAGTATTAGTTGCACCGTTGTGGGTAATTATTCCTTACATAAATCATTCCTGGCGACCAAAGAAAAACTTTACTGCCAAACATTGGCGAGAAATTATTAAATTTGGGCGTAGTATGTTAGGCATTAAACTTTTAGAAACATTACGTAATAATTTAGATTATTTAATTGTTGGACGCTTCATCAGCTTGGAGCAATTAGGTTTATACTATTTTGCTTTCAATGCAGGGTTAGGAATTAGTTTAAGTGCCATTAATGCCATTAGTCTTGCTCTTTTACCCCATCTTTGTGAGGTACGTTCCCAATGGGATAAATTCCAGCAACGTTACTTTCATAGTTTGAGAACCATCAGTTTTATTATCATTCCTCTAGTATTATTACAATCCAGTTTGGCATACTTTTATGTCCCCATTGTCTTTGGTGCTAAATGGATAGCAGCAATTCCTATCTTAGTTTTAATTTGTTTATCTGCTATTCCTCGTCCCTATGCAGATGCAGCTTCTCAGTTACTAATAGCAGTCGATAAACCGCAAATAGATTTGCTATTTAGTGTTGCTTTCACTGTGATGTTTGGTATTGCTTTACTAATCGGTGTTCATTGGCAGGCAATTGGTGTAGCATCTGCTGTCTTGATTACCCATTTTCTATGCATGCCATTATTCACTTTTTGGGCTACTCGCTATGTATTTGCAAATAAGGTGACTAAACTTGTCTAG